ACAGCTCATACACAGGCACCCCCAGGGCCTTGCCTTTAATATCCCACAGCGCCATTTCCAAGGCACCGAGTGCCGACATATAGACCGGCCCGCCACGGAAATACACTTCACGGTTCGCCTCATCCCAGATCGACTGAATCTCAAATGCATTGCGCCCGATCACATTACGCGCGATTTCCAGCATCGCTTCGACCACCGTCTTTTCACGATATTCCAATGAGGCCTCCCCCCACCCGTAAACACCTTCGTCGGTTTCCACTTTCAGGAAGACCCAATTGGTGCGAAAGCAATCGCAAATGTAAGGAGTAATCGCAGTAATTTTCATAATCAGTAAACTTTAGTGTAAAAACAGGTAAGCTGCTCGTTCGCCCCTCAGATAACAACATTATGCGATTTACAGCCGTTCGCATAAAGTTAACAAATATGTGCATGCCGACTTCCAACGACACAGCCCAGCCAGCCAATTGGCACGCCCTACACCCGAGTCTGGAACGCTGCTACATCGGCCCACCACAAGGCAAGTCAGGCACCTTTCCCGGCACCGTGTTTACCTTGTGCAAACTTCTCGCCGGCGCAGCAACAATGAGCAAAGACGGCCATCAAATCGAAACCGACTCCCAAACCGAGACCTGGATACTCTGCTCCCCCGGCACGCGAACCCAACACTTTAGCGACGATGCGAAAATCATCTCCATCCACATCTCGCTGGGTAACCCACAAAACGGAGCCGAATGGACGGGTGCCCCCCTGATTTGTGTGCCCACCGAAGCCGCAGCCGAAGCCACCCTTGCCCGTTTAGTTCACTGTCAGCCATTACAGGCCTGCTCCCCACGACAGCGACTTGATTTACAAAGCTTGGAGCTCCCCATCACCGCGCATCTGGAACTACAGCAACACAGCCTGGAACTATTTAATTGGGCCCTCCAACTCGCCAGTCGCCACGGCATGCACTATCAAGTGCCCCGCATTCAGGACCCACGTGTGCAAAACAGTCATCAAACACTTGCCAGTCTCAGCATCCGCCAAAGTTTTTCACGCCAGGAACTCGCCGCCCAAGAGGGGCTCACCGCCGGACAACTGGACCGCCTCTGGCGCGTAGAGCTGGACATCACGCCCAATCAATATCGTGACCGCCAACGCCTCACCTATGCCTGCGAACAACTCCGCCGCAAGGAGATCCCGATCAAAGTCATCGCCGCCGAACTCGGCTTCCGCCATCTCTCCCAATTTTCCAACTGGTTCAACAGCCGCCACGGCGAATCCCCCCGCAGCTTCCGCAAGCGCCCCGGCACCAGTTAGATTTAGATAAAATCCTTTTGCCTAATGGCACTTTTAACGCTCAATGGCCGTCATGCCTAGCCCACATCAGACTTTACTCGCTCCTTCCATCCTCGCTGGTGACCACGCCAACCTTCGCAGCAGCCTTAAGGTGATCGAAGAGGCAGGCCTACAGTGGGTGCACCTCGACATTATGGATGGTCACTTTGTGCCAAACCTAAGTTTTGGCCCGCAAACAGTCAAAGCACTGCGGCCCGACTCACAGCTCTTCTTCGACGTTCACTTGATGCTGGATAATCCGCACCTCTACATCGATGCCTTCCTGGATGCGGGTGCACAGCAAATCACCATCCATGTGGAGCCAGACTATCCCGTCGCCGACACACTTGCCTACATAAAATCCAAAGGCTGCAAATGTGGCGTGGTGCTCAATCCAGACACACCCGCGGAGGACGCGAAGGAGTTTTTACCCGCCTGCGACATTGTACTGTTAATGACTGTGCAGCCGGGCTTCGGTGGACAGAGCTTTCGCCATGATGTGCTACCCAAAATTGAGCAATTCGATGCCTGGCGCAGCGAACTCGGGCTAAACTATCGCTTAGAGATCGATGGCGGCGTGGACCTACAAACGGCTCCTCTATGCACCCAACGCGGCGCAGATTCCTTGGTTGCTGGGACCGCATTTTTCAAAGCCGCCGATCAGAGCGCATTCATCCAAAAGGTCACCTGCTAAACGTCGCGAGCGCTCGCGCCTGAGCCCTCGGGGCGGACGGCCTTCGTCTGCCGCTTCATCGCCTTGGAGATCACTTCCACGTAAACGCTTTCACCCCCCTGCTCCAGCGCTTGCCCGATCGCCTGCGACAAGGCACTCACATGCACCACCACCGCAGTCTCGGCTGTGATCCCCGCTTTGCAGTTGAAATCCCAAAAGTCCTGCCCTTCTGGTAACTTCTTCTTACGCTCGCGCTTGAGGTATTTATTCACCTCTGCGCGAATCGAGTCGACCAAGCGTTCGGGTTGGATTCTGTCATGTGTCAGAGGGAATGTTTTCTTCATAAGCAGACAAAGCCTCTAGCCAATCACATGAAAAGCAACCGCTAACTCTAATTGACCGCAGTTTCCCGCCGCCTACGCTTTATTCGAAATCCATACGCAACTATAGGGCTCTAGCACAATTTCCCCTTCGAGATCATTGTAGCTTTGGCCACTAATCAAATCACACCAAGTCTCCGTCGCGATTAGATTCAACTCCACCAATGGTATCGTTTGGCGTTGGTCGGATATGTTATTTAAGGCAAACAAAGATTGATCACGGTTCAAGCTCTCGCGCCAGAATGCGAATACCTGATCCGAGAAATGCAATGTATACTGAGTGGCATTTGGATGAAAAGCAGCTTGCTTGCGGCGAATCTCAATCAAGCGTTTCATCTCAGCGAAGACAGCCTTGTGATGACGCCCATCGTCTTCCAGTGCAGCGTTGAGCTCGTCGACTGGCCATTGGTAGCGATTGATCGTACGGGCACGGCCGGTTTGTGCCATGCCCTCGCGATTATTCTCTGTGCCGAGTAGACTATGGATATAAATCGCCGGCAAGCCCTCCAGAGCCAACATAATCGTATGCGCACAGATGTAACGCGCAGTTTGCAAACCATCGGCCTCCCCGCCGATGGTCTTGGCCATCGCACTGTAAAGCGAGATATTAGCCTCATACGGCGTGAGCTCCCCTTCGGGGGTGCGACGCATCGAAATCTCACCGCCACTATCACGCAAGTTAGCCACCAAGTCGTCCAACTCTTCGGCGGACAGCAGCCCCTCCGCCGGGCGCAGTCCTATGCCATCATGCGAAGCGATAAAGTTCAGATAGGCCCGCCCGCGACGGGCCGGCGGCATAGACATCATCCAGGTCTTTAAGTGCTTACAATTGCCACTCAAAATCGAGTTCAACAACAAGGGCGGCAGCGAAAAGTTATAGATCAAATGCGCCTCGTTGTCGTTGCCAAAGTAACTGAGATTCTCGCGGTTAGGCACATTTGTCTCTGTGATTAAAACTGCAGTGGGCTCTAAGTTTTCGATCACGATGCGCAATAACTTAATCAACTCGTGCGTCTGTGGCAAATGCACACAATTCGTGCCCGACTCTTTCCAAAGAAAAGCAATCGCATCCAAGCGGAAGTAACGAATCCCCTGCTCTACATAGTGACGAATGATACGCACGATCTCATAAAGCACCTCTGGATTCTTGTAATTCAGATCGACCTGATCCTCGCTAAAGGTACACCATACATGCTTCGCGCCATCGACTGTTTTGACCTCGGTCAATAGCGGCGTGCTGCGCGGACGGACCACCATCGAGAGATCTTCATAGTCAGTGCCCTCGATAAAATAATCACGACCGGGGTCGCGGCCTTTTAGGAAGTTCTGAAACCAACGGGACTGACTGGAGCAATGATTGATCACCAAGTCGGCCATCAGGTCAAAGTCCTCCGCGATCGATTGCAAGTCCTCCCAAGTGCCCAGCTTCGAGTCGACGGCCTTGTAATCAATCACCGAAAAACCATCGTCCGAACTATAAGGGTTAAACGGCAAGACGTGCACTGCGCTCAAAGTGTCCCGCAGATCTCGCACCAGAAAATTCTTTAATTCACGCAGAGGCTTGCGCGTTTCACTGATAATCGAGTCACCGTAGGTGATCATCATGATGTCTGACTGATCCCACTTACTGGTCCCCAATGCCACCGGCGCGACTTGCTCGGACATATGAGCCGCTTCCAATAAATGATCTGTAATCTCTTCGACACGCTCGGCACCGTAAATTTCGTTCACGTGCAAGGCCACACGCTGACGCACCCGCTGCGTCTTAGGGTGCAGCGCAGGATTCACGACGATCTCAGACCCGAACTCCTGACGATCATCTTCGACCGCTTCTTTGATCTGGTGCAAAATGTCAGGCACCGCCGCAATCACTCGTTTCCAACTTGGCATAAACGGCACATCCATCGACTTGCTCGGATCCAAAAATTCCTCGCCAGCGTTGAGAATGTTTTCGGCAAAGACTTCAACCGCCGATCCCTCGGTGTGACGATCGAACTTGAGCCCATTAATCATAGCATCACTGTGGTAGCTATCCACCAAGTCCAGTGCGATGCGGAAATATGCAGCCTTAATCGTGCGCACATGCTCATGCGAAAAGACCTGCCCCTGCGTTGCCATCTTACGATAGAGCGATTTGGTAATATCACAACTCATCTTAGACAGCCCGCGACTGCGATCTTCCAAAGATAAGTCTTGATGCTTGTGATCATACGTGTCCGCCACATCCACTTGGCAAATCTGGTTGGTCGAATAGTTGCGCTGCATCTCTGAAAGCACCCCCATCTCCAAGCCCCAATCGGATGGAATACGGATGTCTTCAATCACGTCACGTTGCATAGAAAATTCCCCGGCCAATGGGTAGTGAAAACTGTCCAGGTAGTCCAAGTATTCATTCGCACCGCAAACCTTCTTCAATGCCCGAATAAGTGGCGTGACTAATAAGCGACAAACCCGTCCATTCATCGAATTGTTAGCCACACGCGCATAGTAACCCTTGCAAAACTTATAACTAAAGGAAGGATTGGCCACCGGATAGATCAAGCGGGCCAGCATATCACGCTTATAAGTCGTAATATCGCAGTCGTGCAGCGCCACCGCCTCCGCCTTGCCAGCCGCCAGCACATAACCAAACATATACCATACGTTACGGCCCTTGCCCATCTCCTTAGGTGCCAGCCCCTTTTCCTTCAATAAGGCATCAATCTTACGCAAACGCGGACCGTCGTTCCACAGCACTTCCGGCTGTTGCGGTAAACGGCTGAAAAAGTCCAACGCGTGCCGATACTCCGCTTCATTCGCGCGGTCCAGCCCCACCACAATCTGATCCAAATAGGGAACCTCCGCAAGCTCATCGAGTATCGACGAGAGCGCAGGCATCTGCAGCTCTGAATATAATGAAGGCAAAACCAGCGCCATCGGTCGACGCTTGCGGAATTGCATGAGATCCGCCTCAAGCTTTTCCAGCGGACGG
The nucleotide sequence above comes from Coraliomargarita algicola. Encoded proteins:
- a CDS encoding helix-turn-helix transcriptional regulator, translated to MPTSNDTAQPANWHALHPSLERCYIGPPQGKSGTFPGTVFTLCKLLAGAATMSKDGHQIETDSQTETWILCSPGTRTQHFSDDAKIISIHISLGNPQNGAEWTGAPLICVPTEAAAEATLARLVHCQPLQACSPRQRLDLQSLELPITAHLELQQHSLELFNWALQLASRHGMHYQVPRIQDPRVQNSHQTLASLSIRQSFSRQELAAQEGLTAGQLDRLWRVELDITPNQYRDRQRLTYACEQLRRKEIPIKVIAAELGFRHLSQFSNWFNSRHGESPRSFRKRPGTS
- the rpe gene encoding ribulose-phosphate 3-epimerase, producing MPSPHQTLLAPSILAGDHANLRSSLKVIEEAGLQWVHLDIMDGHFVPNLSFGPQTVKALRPDSQLFFDVHLMLDNPHLYIDAFLDAGAQQITIHVEPDYPVADTLAYIKSKGCKCGVVLNPDTPAEDAKEFLPACDIVLLMTVQPGFGGQSFRHDVLPKIEQFDAWRSELGLNYRLEIDGGVDLQTAPLCTQRGADSLVAGTAFFKAADQSAFIQKVTC
- a CDS encoding DUF6172 family protein yields the protein MKKTFPLTHDRIQPERLVDSIRAEVNKYLKRERKKKLPEGQDFWDFNCKAGITAETAVVVHVSALSQAIGQALEQGGESVYVEVISKAMKRQTKAVRPEGSGASARDV
- a CDS encoding alpha-amylase family glycosyl hydrolase produces the protein MGDFHQHGLITTLHQLNNRPLEKLEADLMQFRKRRPMALVLPSLYSELQMPALSSILDELAEVPYLDQIVVGLDRANEAEYRHALDFFSRLPQQPEVLWNDGPRLRKIDALLKEKGLAPKEMGKGRNVWYMFGYVLAAGKAEAVALHDCDITTYKRDMLARLIYPVANPSFSYKFCKGYYARVANNSMNGRVCRLLVTPLIRALKKVCGANEYLDYLDSFHYPLAGEFSMQRDVIEDIRIPSDWGLEMGVLSEMQRNYSTNQICQVDVADTYDHKHQDLSLEDRSRGLSKMSCDITKSLYRKMATQGQVFSHEHVRTIKAAYFRIALDLVDSYHSDAMINGLKFDRHTEGSAVEVFAENILNAGEEFLDPSKSMDVPFMPSWKRVIAAVPDILHQIKEAVEDDRQEFGSEIVVNPALHPKTQRVRQRVALHVNEIYGAERVEEITDHLLEAAHMSEQVAPVALGTSKWDQSDIMMITYGDSIISETRKPLRELKNFLVRDLRDTLSAVHVLPFNPYSSDDGFSVIDYKAVDSKLGTWEDLQSIAEDFDLMADLVINHCSSQSRWFQNFLKGRDPGRDYFIEGTDYEDLSMVVRPRSTPLLTEVKTVDGAKHVWCTFSEDQVDLNYKNPEVLYEIVRIIRHYVEQGIRYFRLDAIAFLWKESGTNCVHLPQTHELIKLLRIVIENLEPTAVLITETNVPNRENLSYFGNDNEAHLIYNFSLPPLLLNSILSGNCKHLKTWMMSMPPARRGRAYLNFIASHDGIGLRPAEGLLSAEELDDLVANLRDSGGEISMRRTPEGELTPYEANISLYSAMAKTIGGEADGLQTARYICAHTIMLALEGLPAIYIHSLLGTENNREGMAQTGRARTINRYQWPVDELNAALEDDGRHHKAVFAEMKRLIEIRRKQAAFHPNATQYTLHFSDQVFAFWRESLNRDQSLFALNNISDQRQTIPLVELNLIATETWCDLISGQSYNDLEGEIVLEPYSCVWISNKA